The following coding sequences are from one Patagioenas fasciata isolate bPatFas1 chromosome 23, bPatFas1.hap1, whole genome shotgun sequence window:
- the TMEM240 gene encoding transmembrane protein 240 isoform X2, translating into MSMNANTMIFMILGASIVMAIACLMDMNALLDRFHNYILPHLRGEDRVCHCNCGRHHVHYVIPYDGDQSVVDSSENYFVTDNVTKQEIDLMLGLLLGFCISWFLVWMDGVLHYAVRAWRTSRRYDNSWSWIPKFCNLKEFRKRHHRQYEEATGNMVHIKQKLYHNGHPSPRHL; encoded by the exons ATGTCCATGAATGCAAACACCATGATTTTCATGATCCTGGGCGCCTCTATCGTTATG GCAATAGCTTGCTTGATGGACATGAATGCGTTGTTGGACAGATTTCACAATTACATCTTACCGCATCTGCGAGGGGAAGACCGAGTTTGTCACTGCAACTGTGGCAG GCATCACGTCCATTATGTTATTCCGTATGACGGGGACCAGTCGGTGGTGGACTCCTCGGAGAATTACTTTGTGACTGACAATGTAACCAAGCAAGAGATCGATCTGATGCTGGGACTTTTGCTGGGCTTTTGTATAAGCTGGTTTCTCGTGTGGATGGACGGGGTTCTCCACTACGCGGTGCGGGCCTGGAGAACCAGCCGGCGGTATG ACAACTCCTGGTCGTGGATTCCCAAGTTTTGTAACCTGAAGGAGTTCAGAAAACGTCACCACAGGCAGTACGAGGAGGCCACCGGGAACATGGTGCACATCAAACAGAAGCTGTACCATAACGGGCACCCGAGCCCACGGCACCTCTGA
- the TMEM240 gene encoding transmembrane protein 240 isoform X1, whose product MTASVFGNQTRVNVLFHHPELTRCLGYGLLQAIACLMDMNALLDRFHNYILPHLRGEDRVCHCNCGRHHVHYVIPYDGDQSVVDSSENYFVTDNVTKQEIDLMLGLLLGFCISWFLVWMDGVLHYAVRAWRTSRRYDNSWSWIPKFCNLKEFRKRHHRQYEEATGNMVHIKQKLYHNGHPSPRHL is encoded by the exons atgaCTGCTTCAGTCTTTGGCAATCAAACTAGAGTCAATGTTTTATTCCATCATCCAGAGTTGACCAGATGCCTTGGTTATGGGCTCTTACAGGCAATAGCTTGCTTGATGGACATGAATGCGTTGTTGGACAGATTTCACAATTACATCTTACCGCATCTGCGAGGGGAAGACCGAGTTTGTCACTGCAACTGTGGCAG GCATCACGTCCATTATGTTATTCCGTATGACGGGGACCAGTCGGTGGTGGACTCCTCGGAGAATTACTTTGTGACTGACAATGTAACCAAGCAAGAGATCGATCTGATGCTGGGACTTTTGCTGGGCTTTTGTATAAGCTGGTTTCTCGTGTGGATGGACGGGGTTCTCCACTACGCGGTGCGGGCCTGGAGAACCAGCCGGCGGTATG ACAACTCCTGGTCGTGGATTCCCAAGTTTTGTAACCTGAAGGAGTTCAGAAAACGTCACCACAGGCAGTACGAGGAGGCCACCGGGAACATGGTGCACATCAAACAGAAGCTGTACCATAACGGGCACCCGAGCCCACGGCACCTCTGA
- the TMEM240 gene encoding transmembrane protein 240 isoform X3, with protein MDMNALLDRFHNYILPHLRGEDRVCHCNCGRHHVHYVIPYDGDQSVVDSSENYFVTDNVTKQEIDLMLGLLLGFCISWFLVWMDGVLHYAVRAWRTSRRYDNSWSWIPKFCNLKEFRKRHHRQYEEATGNMVHIKQKLYHNGHPSPRHL; from the exons ATGGACATGAATGCGTTGTTGGACAGATTTCACAATTACATCTTACCGCATCTGCGAGGGGAAGACCGAGTTTGTCACTGCAACTGTGGCAG GCATCACGTCCATTATGTTATTCCGTATGACGGGGACCAGTCGGTGGTGGACTCCTCGGAGAATTACTTTGTGACTGACAATGTAACCAAGCAAGAGATCGATCTGATGCTGGGACTTTTGCTGGGCTTTTGTATAAGCTGGTTTCTCGTGTGGATGGACGGGGTTCTCCACTACGCGGTGCGGGCCTGGAGAACCAGCCGGCGGTATG ACAACTCCTGGTCGTGGATTCCCAAGTTTTGTAACCTGAAGGAGTTCAGAAAACGTCACCACAGGCAGTACGAGGAGGCCACCGGGAACATGGTGCACATCAAACAGAAGCTGTACCATAACGGGCACCCGAGCCCACGGCACCTCTGA
- the LOC136111277 gene encoding ATPase family AAA domain-containing protein 3: MSWLFGLNRGAAPGGGGDAAAGAAGLSLPPAPGGGAAGGGGGGAGDRQPPKDKWSNFDPTGLERAAKAARELDASRHAKDALSLAQMQEQTLQLEQQAKLKEYEAAIEQLKNEQIRVQAEERRKTLSEETKQHQARAQYQDKLARQRYDEQMRQQQLANEENLRKQEESVQKQEAMRRATVEREMELRHKNEMLRVEAEARARAKAERENADIIREQIRLKAAEHRQTVLESLKTAGMLFGEGFRAFVTDWDKVTATVAGLTLLAVGVYSAKNATAVAGRYIEARLGKPSLVRETSRITVLEALKHPIKVGKRLTSKAQDALEGVVLSPQLEARVRDIAIATRNTKKNKSLYRNILMYGPPGTGKTLFAKKLAVHSGMDYAIMTGGDVAPMGREGVTAMHKLFDWANTSRRGLLLFVDEADAFLRKRATEKISEDLRATLNAFLHRTGQHSNKFMLVLASNQPEQFDWAINDRIDEMVNFDLPQLEERERLVRMYFDKHILQPATEGKQRLKLAQFDYGKKCSEIARMTEGMSGREISQLAVAWQAAAYASEDGVLTEAMIDARVADAVQQHKQKMEWLKAEGAEASKESGKNPLLPFPKGTPV; encoded by the exons ATGTCGTGGCTGTTCGGGCTGAaccgcggggcagccccggggggcggcggggacgcggcggcgggagcggccgggCTGTCCCTCCCGCCGGCTCCGggaggcggcgcggcggggggaggcggcggcggcgccggggacCGTCAGCCGCCCAAGGACAAATGGAGCAACTTCGACCCCACGGGCCTGGAGCGGGCGGCCAAGGCGGCGCGGGAGCTGGACGCGTCCC GCCACGCGAAAGATGCTCTTAGTCTCGCCCAGATGCAAGAGCAGACcttgcagctggagcagcaagcAAAACTGAAG GAGTATGAAGCTGCCATAGAACAGCTGAAGAATGAGCAGATACGGGTACAAGCAGAAGAGAGACGAAAAACGCTCAGTGAGGAAACAAAACAGCATCAAGCA CGAGCCCAATACCAGGACAAGCTGGCAAGGCAGCGTTATGATGAACAGATGCGACAACAG CAACTTGCTAATGAAGAGAATCTGCGGAAGCAGGAGGAATCTGTACAGAAGCAGGAGGCCATGAGACGTG CTACCGTGGAGCGAGAGATGGAGCTGCGGCATAAGAACGAGATGCTGCGTGTGGAGGCAGAGGCAAGAGCCCGTGCCAAGGCTGAGCGGGAGAACGCAGACATTATTCGGGAGCAGATCCGCCTAAAAGCTGCTGAGCATCGCCAGACAGTATTAGAGTCCCTCAA GACAGCTGGGATGCTCTTCGGGGAAGGATTCCGCGCCTTTGTAACAGACTGGGATAAAGTTACGGCCACG GTGGCAGGTCTGACCCTGTTGGCCGTGGGTGTTTACTCCGCCAAGAATGCCACAGCGGTAGCAGGGCGATACATAGAAGCACGTTTGGGCAAACCTTCCCTGGTGAGAGAAACCTCACGCATTACTGTGCTGGAGGCGCTGAAGCATCCCATCAAG GTTGGTAAGCGTCTTACCAGCAAGGCTCAGGATGCCCTTGAAGGAGTCGTTCTCAGC CCGCAGTTAGAGGCGCGTGTGAGAGACATTGCCATAGCGACACGAAAtacaaaaaagaataaaagccTATACAGGAATATTCTCATGTACGGTCCCCCCGGCACTGGAAAGACGCTCTTTGCCAAG aaattAGCTGTGCACTCGGGCATGGACTACGCCATCATGACCGGTGGCGACGTTGCCCCTATGGGGCGGGAAGGAGTCACTGCCATGCACAAACTCTTCGACTGGGCAAACACCAGTAGGAGAGG CCTCTTGCTGTTTGTGGATGAAGCGGACGCGTTTCTGCGAAAGAGGGCAACA GAGAAAATCAGTGAAGATCTCAGAGCGACTTTAAATGCATTCCTGCACAGAACAGGGCAGCACAGCAACAA GTTTATGCTTGTTTTAGCAAGCAACCAGCCTGAGCAGTTTGATTGGGCCATCAACGACCGAATAGACGAAATGGTGAACTTCGATCTGCCGCAGCTGGAAGAACGGGAACGGCTCGTCAGGATGTATTTTGATAAGCATATCCTGCAGCCGGCCACAGAGGGCAAACA ACGTTTGAAGCTGGCGCAGTTTGACTACGGGAAGAAGTGCTCGGAGATTGCCAGGATGACAGAGGGCATGTCTGGCCGAGAGATCTCTCAGCTCGCTGTGGCCTGGCAG GCTGCAGCGTATGCGTCCGAGGACGGCGTTCTCACAGAGGCCATGATCGATGCCCGCGTGGCTGATGCCGTGCAGCAACATAAGCAGAAGATGGAGTGGCTGAAAGCGGAGGGTGCGGAAGCAAGCAAAGAGTCTGGGAAGAACCCGCTGCTGCCTTTCCCCAAGGGAACACCGGTGTGA